The Triticum aestivum cultivar Chinese Spring chromosome 7B, IWGSC CS RefSeq v2.1, whole genome shotgun sequence genome window below encodes:
- the LOC123161411 gene encoding histone H2A-like, with protein MDASATGAGAKAKKGAAGRKAGGPRKKSVTRSVKAGLQFPVGRIGRYLKNGRYAKRVGTGAPVYLAAVLEYLAAELLELAGNAAKDNKKSRIVPRHLLLAVRNDQELGRLLAGVTIAHGGVLPNINPVLLPKKTAEKEPKSPKKAAKSPKKADKKA; from the coding sequence ATGGACGCCTCAGCCACCGGAGCCGGAGCGAAGGCGAAGAAGGGCGCGGCCGGGCGCAAGGCCGGCGGCCCCAGGAAGAAGTCGGTGACGCGGTCCGTCAAGGCTGGGCTCCAGTTCCCCGTCGGCCGCATCGGGCGCTACCTCAAGAACGGCCGCTACGCGAAGCGCGTCGGCACTGGAGCCCCCGTCTACCTCGCCGCCGTCCTGGAGTACCTGGCCGCGGAGCTGCTGGAGCTCGCCGGGAACGCCGCCAAGGACAACAAGAAGTCCCGCATCGTGCCCAGGCACCTGCTGCTGGCCGTGAGGAACGACCAGGAGCTCGGGAGGCTGCTGGCCGGCGTGACCATCGCGCACGGCGGCGTGCTGCCCAACATCAACCCGGTGCTGCTCCCCAAGAAGACGGCGGAGAAGGAGCCCAAGTCGCCCAAGAAGGCTGCCAAGTCCCCCAAGAAGGCCGACAAGAAGGCTTAG
- the LOC123159765 gene encoding uncharacterized protein, with amino-acid sequence MVRRLCKSENLMRLPILHTGTPPPLPPPRAQMPIPRQFCRLIRRPGVAISHDPPRRLSSTSRPLLSSMASAPPCWSPPPLARRAFPLMMFPDPPVRPVSRFPPGSRSMTSGTTLQDVNAIAGKHDASSNIVDISGCDENRRSATNRRSALVASDDEEYDILDLGMLPKSTHRDGSLYRDTHSWKRMYNVHDRSETRLPDSTDCDIRNGECIRHRPNRVLQIFSLKVAELTVDLGPVELYGYIAVRDYLDALRNYVVNISRDDPIIVKQGSLIDMAGLKRGIDLISTILVEYDMRIKVGKEERDDYQLIDGVTDIDDMGPWNCALKNRIRGDCGAVDLTIARVDDAVMANIEVAVSEVQSSFDLRLRCSIGGYNERIRLFNGTIDESRHLKRSVVAVADGSILVLKFKVASGPSGSAERCCSFQADTHGLDTREIKTGFGLISVKVTWSTLLTV; translated from the exons ATGGTGCGCCGCCTCTGCAAAAGCGAAAACCTGATGAGACTCCCCATTCTCCACACCGGCACACCCCCACCTCTCCCGCCGCCGCGCGCTCAGATGCCAATCCCCCGTCAGTTTTGCCGTCTCATCCGGCGGCCTGGCGTCGCCATCTCTCATGacccaccgcgccgcctctcctcTACCTCGCgacctctcctctcttccatggCCTCCGCCCCGCCTTGCTGGTCGCCGCCACCGCTTGCACGCCGAGCCTTCCCTCTCATGATGTTTCCAGATCCGCCTGTCCGTCCTGTTTCCCG ATTTCCACCTGGATCTCGGAGCATGACTAGTGGGACAACCTTGCAAGATGTGAATGCTATAGCCGGCAAACATGATGCATCTTCGAATATTGTGGACATCTCTGGTTGTGATGAAAACAGAAGGAGTGCAACCAATAGAAGGAGCGCATTGGTAGCAAGCgatgatgaagaatatgatatACTTGACCTGGGAATGCTTCCAAAAAGCACACACCGTGATGGTTCTTTATACAGGGACACTCATTCGTGGAAAAGGATGTATAATGTTCATGACCGTAGTGAGA CTCGGCTACCAGATTCCACAGATTGCGACATCCGCAATGGAGAATGCATTCGGCATCGACCTAATCGCGTGTTACAAATTTTCTCATTAAAGGTGGCTGAACTTACTGTGGATCTTGGCCCAGTAGAGTTGTATGGATACATAGCAGTGCGGGATTATCTGGATGCATTGCGTAATTATGTTGTCAATATAAGCAGGGATGATCCCATCATTGTGAAGCAG GGTTCTCTCATCGACATGGCTGGCCTTAAGCGAGGGATAGATTTGATTTCCACTATTCTAGTGGAATATGACATGAGGATCAAGGTAGGTAAGGAAGAAAGGGATGATTACCAGCTGATTGATGGTGTAACAGACATAGACGACATGGGCCCATGGAATTGTGCATTGAAAAATCGCATCCGTGGTGACTGTGGCGCGGTTGACTTAACCATAGCACGTGTCGATGACGCTGTCATGGCGAATATTGAAGTTGCTGTGTCAGAGGTGCAGAGCAGCTTTGATCTGCGCTTGCGTTGTTCTATTGGTGGCTATAACGAAAGAATTCGGCTCTTCAATGGTACAATTGACGAGTCACGTCATTTAAAGAGGTCTGTGGTTGCTGTAGCGGATGGTTCCATTCTGGTTTTGAAGTTCAAGGTGGCCTCAGGGCCATCTGGTTCAGCGGAACGATGTTGTTCCTTCCAGGCAGACACGCATGGACTTGATACTCGAGAGATAAAGACTGGTTTTGGGTTGATCTCAGTGAAGGTGACTTGGTCGACTTTGCTTACCGTCTAG